ACCTCTCGTCCTCGCCCTCCGGGTCCGCCCGGCAGCTCGCCGGGCAGGTCGGCCCCGTGTCCGCCGAGGCGGCGGGCAAGCTCGGCGCCCCGTACCGCAAGGGCGACCCGGCCGGCGCGGACGGCCTCCAGCAGCAGTACGAGCGCCGCCTGTCGGGCAAGCCCGCGCTCGCGGTGCAGATCACCGACGCCGAAGGCACCCCGGTGAAGACGCTGCAGCGGTTCGGCGGCGGGGCGGGCAAGCCGGTGAAGACGACCATCGACCCGAAGGCGCAGGCCGCCGCCGGGCAGGCGGTCGCGGGGGCGGCCAAGCCGGCGTCCATGGTGGCGCTGCGCCCGTCCACCGGTGAGATCCTCGCCGTGGCGAACCAGCCCGGCGGCTACAACCGCGCGCTGATGGGCCGGTACCCGCCCGGCTCGACGTTCAAGGTCGTCACGGCCGCCGCGCTCGTCGCGGGCGGGATGGCCCCGACGACGGACGTCGCCTGCCCGGCGACCACCGCGGTCGGCGGCCGGTCGTTCCACAACTACAAGCACGAGGACTTCGGGACCGTCCCGCTCCGCGAGGCGTTCGCGCACTCCTGCAACACCACGTTCGCGCGCCTCGCCGTGGACAAGCTCGGCGAGAAGCGGCTCGCCCAGGTCGCCTCCCAGTTCGGGTTCAACGCCCCGATCATCGCGGGGCTGCCCGCCGTCCGCGCCGCGTTCCCCGCCAACAAGGACGACACCTCCTTCGCCGCCGCGTCCTTCGGGCAGGGCGAGGTGCTGACGAGCCCGCTCAACATGGCGAGCGTCGCCGCCGCCGCGGCCGACGGCACCTGGCGCTCGCCCCGCCTGGTCGACGCGTCCCTCGCCGCGCAGGCCGCCGACGCCGGAGGCCGCAAGCCCGAGCCGCCGAAGCGGCTGGAGCCCGCCGTCGAGAAGGCCCTGCACGCCCTGATGCCGGCCGTCGTCAGCGAGGGCACCGCCTCCGGGGTCGACTTCCCGGCCGGGACGGCGGGCAAGACCGGTACCGCGGAGTTCGGCGGGGGCGACAACCCGCCGACCCACGCCTGGTTCATCGGCTACCACGAGGACGTCGCCTTCGCCGTGATCGTCGAAGGCGGCGGGACCGGCGCCGAGGCGGCCGCCCCCATCGCCGCGAAGTTCCTCAGGGCGCTCTGAGCCCCGGCGGCCTCTGACGCGCGTCGCCCCTGGCACCGGACGTCCGGTGCCAGGGGCGATGGTCATGACGCGGTCTTCTAGCGGAGTGCGCCGGCGAGGACGCGGGCGGTCTGGGCGACGGCCTTGTCGTCGGTCTCGGCGTCGGGGGTGGGCCCGTTCGTGGTGATCACGATGATCAGCGGCGCGCCGGACGGCGGCCAGGCGATCGCGATGTCGTTGGCGGTGCCGTAGACCCCGCCGGTGCCGGTCTTGTCGCCGACCGTCCAGTTCTTGGGGAGCCCGGCTCGGATGCGCTTGTCCCCGGTGACGGTCGCCTTCATCCAGCCGGTGAGCCGCTCGCGGTCGGCCGGGACGAGCGCGTCGCCGACGGTGAGGGCCCGCAGGTCGCCCGCCCACGGGCGCGGGGCCGTGGTGTCGCGGAGCTCGCCCGGCTTCCAGATGTTGAGGTCGGTCTCCCAGCGGTCGCTGCGGCTCACCGTGTCGCCGAGCGAGCGGAAGAAGGCGGTGAGGCCGGCGGGCCCGCCGATCTGCTTCAGCACCAGGTTCCCGGCGGTGTTGTCGCTCTGGGTGATGGCGGCGTGGCACAGGTCGGCGACGGTCATGCCGTCGTCCACGTGCTTCTCGGTGACGGGGGAGTACTCGACCAGGTCGTCCTTCGTGTAGTGGATCACCCTGTCGAGCAGGCCCGGGTCGGACCGCCGGGCCTTGCGCAGCACCGCGCCGCACGCCATCGCCTTGAACGTGGAGGCGAACGCGAAGCGCTCGTCCGGCCGGTGGGAGACCTTGCGCCCGTTCCCGGTGTCGATCGCGAAGGCGCCGATGCGCACGTGGTGGGTCGCCTCGAGGCGGCCGATCTGCTTGGTGACCTTCGTCTGCACGGGGTCGACGGCGATCGCGGACGCGGCGCCGCGCGGCGCCGCGCTCCGCACGTCCGGGTCCGCGCCGGAACCGCAGCCGGCGAGGCCGGCGATCGTCGTCAGGGCGAGAGCGGCGGCGCCGAGCCGCCGGTCGCGGATGCTGTGGGTCGTCATGCCGGAGAGCAGACCAGAGCCGCGAACGGGATGTCCAATATTGATATGGCCTAAGTCGCGATATGCAAACGCATATACGGGCGCCCTGACCTCGCCGGAAGCGGCGGGTCACAGCCAGTCGCGGACCTTGAAGATCACATACAGGGAGAGGCTGCAGACGACCACGATGACCGTGCTGGCGATGAAGCCGGAGTGCTGGGAGAACCCCGGGTAGGGGACGTTCTGCCCGTAGAACCCGGTGACGGCGGTCGGCACCGCGATGATCGCCGCCCAGCTGGTGACCTTCTTCATCACCTCGTTCATCCGGTTGCCCTGCAAGGCCAGCCGCGTCTCCAGCAAGTCGGCGACGAGGTCGCGCAGGGCGTCGGTCGACTCCCCGACGCGCAGGGTGTGGTCGTAGACGTCCTGGAAGTAGGGGACGAGCGGCGCTGGGATGATCTTCAGGTCGCGGCGCAGCAGCGTGTTGAGCACCTCCCGCATCGGCAGCGCGACCCGCCGGAGCGCGGTCAGGTTCTT
The sequence above is a segment of the Actinomadura coerulea genome. Coding sequences within it:
- the bla gene encoding class A beta-lactamase, with the translated sequence MTTHSIRDRRLGAAALALTTIAGLAGCGSGADPDVRSAAPRGAASAIAVDPVQTKVTKQIGRLEATHHVRIGAFAIDTGNGRKVSHRPDERFAFASTFKAMACGAVLRKARRSDPGLLDRVIHYTKDDLVEYSPVTEKHVDDGMTVADLCHAAITQSDNTAGNLVLKQIGGPAGLTAFFRSLGDTVSRSDRWETDLNIWKPGELRDTTAPRPWAGDLRALTVGDALVPADRERLTGWMKATVTGDKRIRAGLPKNWTVGDKTGTGGVYGTANDIAIAWPPSGAPLIIVITTNGPTPDAETDDKAVAQTARVLAGALR
- a CDS encoding penicillin-binding transpeptidase domain-containing protein, which codes for MRRSRVLAVAAVVAAVVIVGAGAVWFLRDGDDPGDAAKRYLAAWSGGDFAAMKALTDAPPADFETRFKQMRDDLGAVRQRYTVASVGRPEDGRVGGAYSAEVTLAGDRVWKYSGSLPMVDKDGDWLVRWSPQVMYPQLKEGQRLRAARAWSDRAPVLAADGSDLSSSPSGSARQLAGQVGPVSAEAAGKLGAPYRKGDPAGADGLQQQYERRLSGKPALAVQITDAEGTPVKTLQRFGGGAGKPVKTTIDPKAQAAAGQAVAGAAKPASMVALRPSTGEILAVANQPGGYNRALMGRYPPGSTFKVVTAAALVAGGMAPTTDVACPATTAVGGRSFHNYKHEDFGTVPLREAFAHSCNTTFARLAVDKLGEKRLAQVASQFGFNAPIIAGLPAVRAAFPANKDDTSFAAASFGQGEVLTSPLNMASVAAAAADGTWRSPRLVDASLAAQAADAGGRKPEPPKRLEPAVEKALHALMPAVVSEGTASGVDFPAGTAGKTGTAEFGGGDNPPTHAWFIGYHEDVAFAVIVEGGGTGAEAAAPIAAKFLRAL